The following proteins are encoded in a genomic region of Limosilactobacillus reuteri subsp. reuteri:
- a CDS encoding APC family permease yields the protein MSNQKSVPKKLSFISIYFLGINGVIGSGTFLLPSVIYRYMNLSAVAVLLCTAITVSLIALCYADLSSRFTGSGAAWLYSYHAFGRFTGYELGIFTWFLGCCTLSAEIVALLTTLKSFLPIFNRPLIYGVAAFGLIVLFAVINFFGRGLVKLVNNVSAAAKILTLIIFIVVGVFFIHKANFSPVIPQAALKGPMPFIHHFGEAFTPIFYLFTGFSFLPIAAKQMKNPEKNIPRVLIAVMVSVTILDALMMTIAVGLSGTKLGGYSTPLANALGGALAKGLGTTIGKWGYAFIIFGMLVSIFGVAFSASFNTPSLIASMANEHGMLPKFIGKKNKHDAPWVGILLTSILSALFATQSYLFLVSCTVLASFIQYVPSILAVIKFEHSNEYPTHGFKLPGKYLIPIFALLVSCYMVTNFTAKTLLVGTVIAILAAAAYFFIKKDRSYEEKHMKWLDDLRLKDEKKNS from the coding sequence ATCAGTAATCAAAAATCAGTACCTAAAAAGCTATCTTTCATCTCAATTTACTTTTTAGGGATTAATGGAGTAATTGGCTCAGGAACATTTTTACTGCCATCTGTTATTTATCGGTACATGAACTTATCGGCTGTAGCAGTTTTGCTATGTACAGCAATAACCGTCTCATTGATCGCCCTATGTTATGCCGATCTTTCTAGTCGTTTTACCGGCTCAGGGGCAGCGTGGCTTTATTCTTATCATGCATTTGGAAGATTCACCGGTTATGAGCTAGGAATTTTTACCTGGTTCTTAGGTTGCTGTACTCTTTCAGCGGAAATTGTTGCCTTATTAACTACCCTCAAGAGTTTTTTGCCAATCTTTAATCGGCCGCTTATCTATGGGGTCGCTGCTTTTGGCTTAATTGTGCTCTTTGCGGTTATTAATTTCTTCGGTCGCGGTCTTGTTAAACTGGTTAATAATGTATCAGCGGCTGCGAAGATTCTTACGCTGATCATCTTTATTGTCGTTGGGGTCTTCTTTATCCATAAAGCTAACTTCTCACCAGTGATTCCCCAAGCAGCTTTAAAGGGACCAATGCCATTTATTCATCACTTTGGAGAAGCCTTTACTCCGATCTTTTATCTTTTTACTGGTTTTTCATTTTTACCAATTGCTGCTAAGCAAATGAAGAATCCAGAAAAGAATATTCCTCGGGTGTTAATTGCAGTCATGGTTAGTGTAACTATTTTGGATGCATTGATGATGACCATTGCTGTTGGACTTTCCGGGACTAAATTAGGCGGTTACTCGACACCACTGGCTAATGCTTTGGGAGGTGCCCTTGCGAAGGGACTCGGAACCACTATTGGTAAGTGGGGATATGCCTTTATTATTTTCGGGATGCTTGTAAGTATCTTTGGGGTTGCCTTTTCAGCTTCGTTTAACACGCCATCGTTAATTGCTTCAATGGCCAATGAACATGGCATGTTGCCAAAGTTTATTGGGAAGAAGAATAAGCATGATGCTCCATGGGTCGGAATTTTATTAACATCCATCCTCTCTGCTTTATTCGCTACCCAGAGTTATCTCTTCTTGGTTAGTTGTACAGTCTTAGCCTCATTCATTCAATATGTTCCCTCGATTCTTGCCGTCATTAAATTTGAACATAGTAACGAATATCCAACACACGGTTTCAAATTACCCGGGAAATATCTTATCCCCATTTTTGCATTGTTAGTTTCTTGTTACATGGTTACCAATTTTACGGCTAAGACCCTGCTTGTCGGAACTGTCATCGCCATTCTTGCCGCGGCAGCCTACTTCTTTATCAAGAAAGATCGTAGTTATGAAGAAAAGCATATGAAATGGCTTGATGACTTGCGATTAAAAGATGAAAAAAAGAACTCCTAG
- a CDS encoding HAD family hydrolase, with the protein MNKMAQKIENFIFDIDGTLIDTIDMYMPAMIDTLAQHGHPVAPDKVEQTKHDLFGITGRDALRLAGISEEEIPKMLKDWFDLAYQRADRAKVIEGIPEMLNTLANREDAKIAIATSKLADEYQEYFVNKYDFAKLFKVAITSADTKKHKPAPDPILVAMDKMGADPATTVYVGDTINDMKAAHAAGAKFAGALYSSANPDSIKDADFPLMKPADLLKI; encoded by the coding sequence ATGAATAAAATGGCACAGAAGATTGAGAATTTTATTTTTGATATTGACGGTACTTTAATTGATACTATTGATATGTATATGCCAGCAATGATTGATACGTTGGCTCAACACGGTCACCCAGTTGCGCCCGACAAAGTAGAACAAACTAAGCATGACTTATTTGGTATTACTGGTCGAGATGCTCTTCGCCTCGCTGGAATTAGTGAGGAAGAAATTCCGAAAATGTTAAAAGACTGGTTTGACCTTGCTTACCAACGTGCTGATCGGGCAAAAGTGATTGAAGGAATCCCTGAAATGCTTAATACCCTTGCCAATCGTGAAGATGCAAAGATCGCCATCGCAACTTCAAAACTCGCTGACGAATACCAAGAATACTTCGTTAACAAATATGACTTTGCGAAGTTATTTAAGGTTGCCATTACGTCTGCGGATACTAAAAAGCATAAGCCAGCTCCAGATCCTATTTTAGTGGCAATGGATAAAATGGGAGCAGATCCCGCAACTACTGTTTATGTTGGGGACACGATCAATGATATGAAAGCCGCCCATGCAGCCGGTGCCAAGTTTGCAGGCGCCCTTTACTCTTCTGCAAATCCCGATAGTATTAAAGATGCGGACTTTCCATTAATGAAGCCGGCTGATCTGCTAAAAATTTAA
- a CDS encoding zinc-ribbon domain-containing protein, giving the protein MKKCPYCNTLNPDDAEVCENCGKPLKGQMLALVCPNCGKVNALGSRECSICHTKLSIIS; this is encoded by the coding sequence ATGAAAAAATGTCCCTACTGTAACACATTAAATCCAGACGATGCCGAAGTCTGTGAGAATTGTGGAAAACCACTTAAAGGGCAGATGCTTGCCTTGGTCTGTCCTAATTGTGGAAAAGTTAATGCATTAGGGTCACGAGAATGTTCGATATGTCATACGAAGCTAAGTATCATCAGCTAG
- a CDS encoding NAD(P)/FAD-dependent oxidoreductase has protein sequence MAEKIYDVTIIGGGPAGMFASFYCGLHELDAQLIESLPQLGGQVGALYPEKQVWDVAGMPGVTGHDLIAKLEEQMAVAPIDQFLGETVEDVIKGDDGTFTIKSAKRVSRSRAVIIALGNGAFTPRKLALEGAAEIEGKQLSYFVNHKADYADKRVAILGGGDSAIDIALMLEPVAKEVHLVHRRDQFRGLEHTVTQLKQSSVQLDTPFLPRALTVEDDETVTLDLKKMRSDDEAQLNVDKIVVNYGFTSNNAALNQWSLDLAAEHNLIKVDSMMETSTEGVYAIGDGVTYPGKVALIAAGFGEAPTAVTALAKKLYPDKRMAMHSSSMGITK, from the coding sequence ATGGCAGAGAAAATTTATGATGTGACAATTATTGGTGGAGGTCCAGCAGGGATGTTTGCTTCATTTTACTGCGGCCTTCATGAATTAGATGCCCAGCTAATTGAAAGCCTTCCACAACTTGGGGGACAAGTAGGGGCACTCTATCCTGAAAAACAAGTTTGGGATGTAGCGGGAATGCCAGGTGTAACTGGACACGACCTGATCGCTAAGTTAGAAGAACAAATGGCAGTGGCACCGATTGATCAATTCCTTGGCGAAACCGTTGAGGACGTCATCAAAGGAGATGATGGAACCTTTACCATCAAATCAGCAAAGCGGGTATCCCGGTCACGAGCAGTAATCATTGCTCTTGGTAACGGAGCGTTTACTCCCCGTAAGCTCGCTTTAGAAGGGGCAGCTGAGATTGAAGGTAAGCAGCTTTCATACTTTGTTAATCATAAAGCTGATTATGCGGACAAGCGGGTTGCCATTCTTGGTGGGGGAGACTCCGCGATTGATATTGCCTTGATGCTTGAACCTGTCGCCAAGGAAGTCCACCTTGTCCATCGACGGGACCAGTTCCGTGGCCTTGAGCATACTGTGACCCAGCTTAAACAATCATCTGTGCAATTGGATACGCCTTTCTTACCACGAGCATTAACGGTGGAAGATGATGAAACGGTAACGCTCGATCTTAAGAAGATGCGGAGTGACGACGAAGCACAATTGAATGTGGATAAGATTGTGGTTAACTATGGGTTTACCTCTAATAATGCGGCCTTGAATCAGTGGTCCCTTGACTTAGCAGCAGAACACAACTTGATCAAGGTTGATTCAATGATGGAAACTAGTACTGAAGGGGTATATGCGATCGGGGATGGTGTGACCTACCCGGGGAAAGTTGCATTGATTGCGGCCGGCTTTGGTGAAGCGCCGACCGCGGTAACCGCCCTAGCTAAGAAACTCTATCCCGATAAGCGAATGGCAATGCACAGCTCTTCAATGGGGATTACTAAATGA
- a CDS encoding nucleoside hydrolase — translation MAKRKMILDLDTGVDDALAIAYALADPEVDLIGIVSSYGNNLLDVCAENSLKLLELLGHTDIPVFKGLPHSCTTDHFDVMQVSKDIHGDNGIGDVELPAPSRALEEQSGVDFYIEAAHKYGKNLIIIPTGPMTNLAAALKKDPEIADLIGNVTFMGGALTVEGNVTPVAEANINQDPKAADEVMKSNLPLTMVGLDVTLRTLLTKNETKQWRELGTTSGKAFADITDFYIDAYYNLDIDKRGCALHDPLAVGVSIDPSFVSTISLFMKVVYQEGPYYGRTIGDNAKLNDPNPNVKVAVNVDKERYLKAFMDRLNKLFKEN, via the coding sequence ATGGCAAAACGTAAAATGATTCTTGATTTAGATACTGGTGTTGATGACGCTTTAGCTATTGCCTATGCGCTCGCTGACCCAGAAGTTGATCTAATCGGAATTGTAAGTTCATATGGTAACAACCTATTAGATGTTTGTGCCGAAAACAGCCTTAAATTATTGGAATTATTAGGTCACACTGATATTCCAGTATTTAAGGGTCTTCCACATTCATGCACTACTGACCACTTTGATGTAATGCAAGTTTCAAAGGATATCCACGGTGATAACGGTATCGGTGATGTTGAATTACCTGCGCCAAGTCGGGCTCTTGAAGAACAATCCGGTGTTGATTTCTACATCGAAGCTGCTCACAAGTATGGCAAGAACTTAATCATCATCCCTACTGGTCCAATGACAAACTTAGCTGCTGCCTTGAAGAAGGATCCTGAAATTGCTGACTTGATTGGTAATGTCACATTCATGGGTGGTGCCTTAACTGTTGAAGGTAATGTTACTCCTGTCGCAGAAGCTAACATTAACCAAGATCCAAAGGCTGCCGATGAAGTAATGAAGTCCAACTTGCCACTTACGATGGTTGGTCTTGATGTTACTCTTCGGACCCTCCTTACTAAGAACGAAACAAAGCAATGGCGTGAATTAGGCACTACTTCCGGTAAGGCTTTTGCTGATATTACCGACTTCTACATCGACGCTTACTACAACCTTGATATTGATAAGCGTGGTTGTGCCCTCCACGATCCATTAGCTGTTGGTGTTAGTATTGACCCATCATTTGTTTCAACCATTAGCTTATTCATGAAGGTTGTTTACCAAGAAGGACCTTACTATGGTCGAACAATTGGTGACAACGCTAAGTTAAACGATCCTAACCCTAATGTTAAGGTTGCCGTTAACGTTGACAAAGAACGTTACCTCAAGGCCTTCATGGATCGCTTAAACAAGCTTTTCAAAGAAAACTAA
- a CDS encoding glucose 1-dehydrogenase, translating into MGRLDNKVAIITGGSKGIGAAVAKKFIEEGAKVVLTARKMDEGQKVADQLGDNAIFIQQDVARKGDWDRVIRQTVQVFGKLNIVVNNAGIAEYADVEKTDAEIWDKTIAVNLTGTMWGTKLGIEAMKNNGEKNSIINMSSIEGLIGDPDLFAYNASKGGVRLLTKSAALDCARKGYDIRVNTIHPGYISTPLVDNLVKDDPKAEGHLESLHPLGRLGKPEEIANLALYLASDESSFSTGSEFVADGGYTAQ; encoded by the coding sequence ATGGGTCGTTTAGATAATAAAGTTGCAATTATTACTGGTGGTTCTAAAGGAATTGGAGCTGCTGTCGCAAAAAAGTTTATCGAAGAAGGCGCAAAGGTTGTTTTAACCGCTCGGAAGATGGATGAGGGACAAAAAGTCGCTGACCAACTAGGTGACAATGCGATCTTTATCCAACAAGACGTTGCTCGGAAAGGAGACTGGGACCGGGTAATCCGCCAAACTGTCCAAGTCTTTGGGAAGCTCAATATTGTGGTTAACAATGCGGGAATTGCCGAATACGCCGATGTTGAGAAGACGGACGCTGAAATTTGGGATAAAACAATTGCCGTTAACCTTACCGGTACGATGTGGGGAACTAAGCTCGGTATTGAAGCAATGAAGAACAACGGGGAAAAGAATTCAATCATCAATATGTCATCCATTGAAGGACTAATTGGTGATCCTGATCTCTTTGCATACAATGCTTCTAAGGGTGGTGTCCGCCTCTTAACTAAGTCCGCTGCGCTTGATTGTGCCCGGAAAGGCTATGACATCCGTGTAAATACAATTCATCCTGGTTATATCTCAACTCCACTAGTTGATAATTTGGTCAAGGATGATCCAAAAGCAGAAGGACACCTAGAAAGCCTTCATCCCCTTGGCCGTCTTGGAAAGCCAGAAGAGATTGCTAACCTCGCTTTATACCTTGCTTCAGATGAATCAAGCTTTAGTACTGGTTCGGAATTTGTCGCTGATGGTGGCTATACGGCTCAATAA